One genomic segment of Streptomyces sp. NBC_00239 includes these proteins:
- a CDS encoding DUF6434 domain-containing protein encodes MCSNFCDETRPELSAALSGDELARWYWTLAELTGLARELGVPRGGGKAALTERLRAALDGAVPPAVPPRTRSAGRQLAAPVNGSTVIPEGQRCSQTLREYFCREIGPNFHFDSYMRTFVADGAGRTLADAVAHWHATRQAAAQLQEIGSQFELNRFLRDWHAEHPAGSRTEAFAAWRAHRDRPRSRAAG; translated from the coding sequence ATGTGTTCGAATTTCTGCGATGAGACGCGGCCGGAGCTGAGTGCGGCCTTGAGCGGGGACGAGTTGGCCCGCTGGTACTGGACGCTGGCCGAGCTGACCGGACTCGCCCGGGAGCTCGGGGTGCCGCGGGGCGGTGGGAAGGCGGCGCTGACGGAGCGACTGCGGGCCGCATTGGACGGCGCCGTCCCGCCGGCCGTGCCGCCTCGGACGCGCAGCGCCGGCCGCCAGCTCGCCGCGCCGGTGAACGGCTCCACCGTGATTCCCGAGGGCCAGCGGTGCAGTCAGACGCTGCGCGAGTACTTCTGCCGTGAGATCGGCCCGAACTTTCATTTCGACTCCTACATGAGAACGTTCGTTGCCGATGGTGCAGGGCGCACCCTGGCCGACGCCGTCGCCCACTGGCACGCCACGCGCCAGGCCGCTGCCCAACTTCAAGAGATCGGCTCGCAGTTCGAGCTCAACCGCTTCCTGCGTGACTGGCATGCCGAGCATCCGGCTGGCAGCCGCACCGAAGCCTTCGCCGCCTGGCGCGCTCACCGCGACCGACCTCGTAGCCGGGCCGCGGGATGA
- a CDS encoding GAP family protein: MVLDLVVIGTAITLGPLHNSAFILLLSSRRGVRQGLAFLLSWLANLIAVIACVMLLTGGQPPARHSTSSTAAIAAKLAVGLALVLYGAHRRRRPPRPHGPPRWAARIDNATLATAAGLAWLLQPWGLVGAGAATALDADLSTLTAWLVLTGYCLLATLSLIAMEMYTVWAPARANARLEALRSWLERHQEQLIITLSLLAGLWLTARSIYQLVA; the protein is encoded by the coding sequence ATGGTCCTCGACCTGGTGGTGATCGGTACGGCCATCACTCTGGGGCCTTTGCACAACAGCGCCTTCATCCTGCTGCTCTCCTCGCGGCGCGGCGTTCGCCAGGGCCTGGCGTTCCTGTTGTCGTGGCTGGCCAACCTGATCGCGGTGATCGCCTGTGTGATGTTGCTGACCGGTGGGCAGCCCCCGGCCCGTCACAGCACGTCCTCGACCGCCGCGATCGCCGCGAAACTCGCCGTCGGCTTGGCACTGGTGTTGTACGGAGCGCACAGGCGCCGCCGACCGCCCCGCCCGCACGGCCCGCCCCGCTGGGCCGCCCGGATCGACAACGCCACCCTGGCCACGGCAGCCGGCCTGGCATGGCTCTTGCAGCCCTGGGGGCTGGTCGGTGCCGGTGCCGCGACCGCCCTCGACGCGGACCTCTCCACCCTCACCGCCTGGCTCGTGCTGACCGGCTACTGCCTGCTGGCCACACTCAGCCTCATCGCCATGGAGATGTACACGGTCTGGGCGCCCGCGCGCGCGAACGCCCGGTTGGAAGCCCTGCGGAGCTGGCTGGAGCGGCACCAGGAGCAGCTGATCATCACGCTCTCCCTGCTCGCCGGCCTGTGGCTGACCGCTCGAAGCATCTACCAGCTGGTCGCCTGA
- a CDS encoding quinone oxidoreductase family protein yields MKAVILDTDDHYRVAELDEPTPGPGQVAIRVAYAGIQWGDTMVRDGHFAVPRPFVPGFEASGHIVAVGSGIDARRVGEAVTALTTSGAYAEVVLAPATLTFGIGSMPLRTAAGLGWGAPTAFDLINTAAHVRPGESVLIHAAAGSVGTLAAQFARLAGAGRIVGVVSTADRADYAAQFGYDQLLLREEFPAKLGDEKPDVILDPVGGSTRTAGLEQLAVHGRLVAYGNLATYEPVLANANDLLMHGKSLLTYNSNLLSQTHPERLADSARRALGLVADGKVRMDITSEYALGDLAMAVQRLAEGTTHGKSILRVA; encoded by the coding sequence ATGAAGGCTGTCATTCTCGACACCGATGACCACTACCGGGTCGCCGAACTCGATGAGCCCACCCCCGGCCCCGGCCAGGTGGCGATCCGTGTGGCCTACGCCGGGATCCAGTGGGGCGACACCATGGTCAGGGACGGCCACTTCGCCGTACCTCGCCCCTTCGTCCCGGGATTCGAGGCATCCGGGCACATCGTCGCGGTCGGCTCGGGTATCGACGCACGCCGTGTCGGTGAGGCCGTCACCGCACTGACCACCTCAGGCGCCTACGCCGAGGTGGTCCTGGCACCCGCCACGCTCACGTTCGGCATCGGCAGCATGCCGCTGAGGACAGCCGCAGGTCTCGGGTGGGGCGCACCGACCGCCTTCGACCTGATCAACACCGCCGCGCATGTGCGGCCCGGCGAAAGCGTGCTGATCCACGCTGCCGCCGGCTCAGTCGGCACGCTCGCCGCCCAGTTCGCCCGACTCGCCGGAGCAGGCCGGATCGTCGGTGTCGTCAGCACTGCCGACAGGGCCGACTACGCCGCACAGTTCGGGTACGACCAGCTCCTGCTCCGCGAGGAGTTCCCGGCCAAGCTCGGTGACGAGAAGCCCGACGTCATCCTCGACCCGGTCGGCGGCTCGACCCGCACCGCTGGCCTCGAGCAGCTCGCCGTACACGGCCGACTGGTGGCATACGGCAACCTCGCCACGTACGAACCCGTACTCGCCAACGCCAACGACCTCCTCATGCACGGCAAGTCACTCCTGACCTACAACAGCAACCTGCTCAGCCAGACCCACCCCGAGCGGCTCGCCGACAGTGCCCGCCGCGCACTCGGCCTCGTCGCCGACGGCAAGGTCCGCATGGACATCACCAGCGAGTACGCCCTCGGGGACCTGGCCATGGCCGTGCAGCGCCTCGCCGAGGGCACTACCCATGGCAAGAGCATCCTCCGCGTCGCCTGA
- a CDS encoding MarR family winged helix-turn-helix transcriptional regulator — protein sequence MAAPIENDLCTRIRRSEQALMAHHEAVLRAYGLTMTQYTVLLILSREGGMSGAQLARSCGVTQQSMSSVLTNMETKELIRRETSPVHAKVQIATLTDEGRALHDRAYQEVIILERALTDAFTPSEHATLCGLLERATTVLVQQTRRATAPPAS from the coding sequence ATGGCAGCCCCGATCGAGAACGACCTCTGCACCCGGATCAGGCGGTCGGAGCAGGCGTTGATGGCGCACCACGAGGCAGTACTGCGTGCCTACGGGCTGACCATGACGCAGTACACCGTGCTGTTGATCCTCTCGCGCGAAGGCGGCATGTCCGGCGCCCAACTGGCCCGCTCCTGCGGGGTGACGCAGCAGAGCATGAGCAGCGTGCTGACCAACATGGAGACCAAGGAACTCATCCGCCGCGAGACGTCCCCTGTGCACGCCAAGGTGCAGATCGCCACCCTCACCGACGAGGGCCGGGCGCTACACGACCGCGCCTACCAAGAGGTGATCATCCTTGAGCGCGCGCTCACCGACGCGTTCACGCCTTCCGAACACGCCACACTCTGCGGGCTTCTGGAACGCGCCACCACCGTCCTGGTCCAGCAGACGCGCCGCGCGACAGCCCCGCCCGCCAGCTGA
- a CDS encoding sulfite exporter TauE/SafE family protein: protein MEWSTGLLGFAAGLLISVTTAPVGVSGAVFLLPVQVSVLGVPSPAVTPTNLLYNVVAGPGALLRYWRAGRLGGPLTRLLIAGTVPGVVIGAVIRVFAVPGPRVFRLLVAALLLPLGLWLWLRTVRPAAPSTRNQPSPHTTTSLALAVGVAGGIYGIGGGSLLGPILVGRGTPVATVAPAALASTFVTSIVGAATYALLSLAATGDVAPDWLLGLSCGAGGLVGGYLGARLQPHLPETVLRLLLGTLATSVGALYAVQILR, encoded by the coding sequence GTGGAGTGGTCGACGGGATTGCTCGGATTCGCCGCCGGGCTCCTGATATCGGTCACCACCGCGCCCGTGGGCGTCTCCGGAGCGGTCTTCCTGCTGCCCGTTCAAGTCAGCGTGCTGGGCGTACCGAGCCCGGCCGTGACACCCACGAACCTGCTCTACAACGTTGTGGCCGGCCCCGGTGCCCTCTTGCGCTACTGGCGGGCCGGGCGACTGGGCGGGCCGCTGACCCGCCTGCTCATCGCGGGCACCGTTCCCGGCGTCGTCATCGGCGCCGTGATCCGCGTCTTCGCCGTTCCCGGCCCGCGCGTCTTCCGTCTCCTCGTCGCCGCGCTGCTGCTACCGCTCGGACTGTGGCTGTGGCTAAGGACGGTGCGCCCGGCAGCACCGAGCACCCGCAACCAGCCTTCACCCCACACGACGACGTCGCTGGCCCTGGCCGTCGGTGTCGCCGGCGGCATCTACGGAATCGGGGGCGGCTCCCTGCTCGGCCCGATCCTCGTCGGCCGCGGCACCCCCGTTGCCACCGTCGCACCCGCCGCCCTGGCCTCCACCTTCGTGACCTCCATCGTCGGCGCGGCCACCTACGCGCTGCTCTCCCTGGCCGCCACCGGTGACGTCGCCCCCGACTGGCTGCTGGGCCTGTCCTGCGGAGCCGGCGGCCTGGTCGGCGGATACCTCGGCGCGCGCCTCCAGCCGCACCTGCCCGAAACCGTGCTCCGGCTCCTGCTCGGCACCCTCGCCACCAGTGTTGGCGCGCTCTACGCAGTTCAAATCCTTCGCTGA
- a CDS encoding VOC family protein, with amino-acid sequence MPDMEATLSSQEASDAVRDLGWRFLLGTLRASVPVGSLASATEVATTAVAACGDAADQHLLIDVRPRRVVLTLQSLDRGAVTTDDVNLAHRISAAVHEIGLRTEPEIDTGAPRSVQLLEIAIDALDIAAVRPFWRAVLGYADEAGADGPEDPLVDPIGQGPAIWFQQMERARPQRNRIHFDVCVPHDEALRRIEATLAAGGRLVSAARAPAFWVLADREGNEACVTTWQGRDG; translated from the coding sequence ATGCCCGACATGGAAGCAACACTGAGCAGCCAGGAAGCCTCGGACGCGGTCCGCGATCTGGGATGGCGCTTTCTGCTGGGCACGTTAAGAGCGTCGGTTCCGGTCGGGTCACTGGCTTCGGCAACCGAGGTGGCGACAACTGCGGTCGCGGCATGCGGTGACGCTGCCGACCAGCACCTTCTCATCGACGTCCGGCCCCGGCGGGTCGTCCTCACCCTGCAATCGTTGGACCGAGGGGCGGTGACCACGGATGACGTCAATCTCGCGCATCGGATCTCCGCCGCTGTCCATGAGATCGGGCTGAGGACAGAACCCGAGATCGACACGGGGGCACCGCGGTCCGTCCAGCTCCTGGAGATCGCGATCGACGCACTCGACATCGCCGCGGTCCGGCCGTTCTGGAGGGCGGTGCTGGGCTATGCCGATGAGGCGGGGGCCGACGGCCCCGAGGATCCACTCGTCGACCCCATCGGGCAAGGGCCGGCGATCTGGTTCCAGCAGATGGAGCGTGCGCGCCCGCAGCGCAATCGCATCCACTTCGACGTCTGCGTTCCGCACGACGAGGCGCTCAGACGGATCGAGGCCACACTGGCAGCTGGTGGTCGACTCGTCTCAGCCGCCCGCGCTCCGGCCTTCTGGGTACTCGCCGACCGCGAGGGCAACGAGGCCTGTGTGACCACCTGGCAGGGCCGGGACGGCTGA
- a CDS encoding cytochrome d ubiquinol oxidase subunit II, with product MADFIAWVLVVVIAAYACGGGTDYGAGFWDLLAGGAERGKRPRWLIDHAMAPVWEVNNVWLIFVLVIMWTGFPTMFQAVFEAMWLPLALSAVGLVLRGAGFALRKPTRRLARRRIYGAAFAVSSLVTPFFLGAVLGGIAAGRVTVGATASTDAWANPTSALTGLLAVAATAFLGAVYLCSDARRFDADDLVDYFRLRALVALGAVLLLALVALPVTHDDARHVWDGLTGGPGLLLVVLAGACGLATAFFLLRRSYRWTRYTSAASVALTVLAWGFAQRPYLLPTSLTVTDAAGAPATLQWLVIVTAIAIVLVGPLLVLLYRLDTLGELEPLTDADTQAAGAPGDDA from the coding sequence CGACTTCATCGCCTGGGTGCTGGTGGTCGTCATCGCCGCGTACGCCTGCGGTGGGGGTACGGACTACGGCGCGGGATTCTGGGACCTCCTGGCCGGCGGCGCGGAGCGCGGCAAACGGCCCCGGTGGCTCATCGACCACGCGATGGCGCCGGTCTGGGAGGTCAACAACGTCTGGCTGATCTTCGTCCTCGTCATCATGTGGACCGGCTTCCCGACCATGTTCCAGGCCGTCTTCGAGGCCATGTGGCTGCCGCTCGCCCTCTCGGCCGTCGGCCTGGTGCTCCGGGGTGCCGGATTCGCCCTGCGCAAGCCCACCCGCCGACTCGCGCGACGACGAATCTACGGAGCAGCCTTCGCCGTCTCGTCGCTCGTCACCCCCTTCTTCCTCGGGGCGGTGCTCGGTGGCATCGCCGCCGGCCGTGTCACGGTCGGGGCGACCGCCTCCACAGACGCCTGGGCCAACCCGACCTCGGCCCTCACGGGTCTGCTGGCCGTCGCCGCCACCGCGTTCCTCGGGGCGGTGTACCTCTGCTCCGACGCCCGCCGGTTCGACGCGGACGACCTCGTCGACTACTTTCGCCTGCGCGCACTCGTCGCCTTGGGCGCGGTCCTCCTCCTCGCACTCGTCGCCCTGCCCGTCACCCACGACGACGCCCGGCACGTATGGGACGGCCTGACCGGCGGCCCGGGACTGCTGCTGGTCGTCCTGGCCGGGGCCTGCGGCCTGGCCACGGCGTTCTTCCTGCTTCGCCGCTCCTACCGCTGGACCCGATACACCTCGGCGGCGAGCGTGGCCCTCACCGTCCTCGCCTGGGGCTTCGCCCAGCGGCCCTACCTGCTGCCCACCTCGTTGACCGTGACCGACGCGGCGGGCGCCCCAGCCACCCTGCAGTGGTTGGTGATCGTGACGGCCATCGCGATCGTGCTGGTCGGCCCGTTGCTGGTGCTGCTCTACCGACTCGACACCCTGGGTGAGCTGGAGCCACTCACCGACGCCGACACCCAAGCGGCTGGAGCGCCCGGGGACGACGCCTAG
- a CDS encoding erythromycin esterase family protein, which translates to MAAHKKRINRRKLLATVAIAAGAVFTPVAVNAATVDKVPAAGGKQNVARALERAAHPLRSTEPGGSTADLRALTSMIGNAKVVGLGEATHGSHEFFTMKERIFRHLVEKKGFTTFSLEMSWSSGLQIDEYLQTGKGDVREIAKEALGNSPWEREEFVSLLGWMRNYNRSHPSRTVHFMGNDVGAPTLSDEFFGRVTGYVQRSHPAALPQLDELYTGLRPIDDVFAYLGRSLAERQQLATKAQQALELVSTLGGSDDKAFVWAEQNARSIAQTTKFLTIDVTDPESVAASQRFRDEVMAQNVTWWQRETGDKVLLSAHNDHVGYKAGDPEMYPKTQGSFLRDALGKNYLPIGFTFNQGSFLSKDAALGGEWKKFTVGAAGPGRNERTLDQVRHRNFYLDVRHAPAPARAWLNTARPTLNVGTQFPAEPRDIAIAKSFDVLIHLHEVREADKLKP; encoded by the coding sequence ATGGCTGCGCACAAGAAGCGGATCAACCGCCGAAAACTCCTCGCGACGGTGGCGATCGCGGCAGGGGCGGTCTTTACTCCCGTGGCGGTCAATGCGGCTACCGTCGACAAGGTCCCCGCGGCCGGGGGAAAGCAGAACGTGGCCCGCGCACTGGAGCGGGCGGCCCATCCGTTGCGCTCGACAGAGCCCGGGGGAAGCACAGCGGACCTGCGAGCGCTGACGTCCATGATCGGCAACGCCAAGGTGGTGGGCCTCGGCGAGGCCACTCACGGCTCCCACGAGTTCTTCACCATGAAGGAGCGGATTTTCCGTCACCTCGTGGAGAAGAAGGGCTTCACCACTTTCTCTCTGGAAATGAGCTGGTCCTCAGGGCTCCAGATCGACGAATACCTGCAGACCGGCAAGGGAGACGTCCGGGAGATCGCCAAGGAGGCACTTGGAAACTCGCCCTGGGAACGAGAGGAGTTCGTCAGCCTTCTCGGGTGGATGCGGAATTACAACCGCAGCCATCCCAGCCGCACCGTCCACTTCATGGGCAACGATGTCGGTGCTCCCACACTGAGCGATGAGTTCTTCGGCCGGGTGACCGGCTACGTGCAGCGCAGCCACCCGGCGGCGCTGCCACAGCTCGACGAGCTCTACACCGGCCTGCGCCCGATCGACGATGTCTTCGCCTACCTGGGCAGGTCCCTCGCCGAACGACAGCAGCTCGCCACCAAGGCACAGCAGGCCCTGGAACTGGTCAGCACGCTAGGGGGCTCCGACGACAAGGCTTTCGTGTGGGCTGAGCAGAACGCCCGGTCGATCGCCCAGACCACCAAATTTCTCACGATTGACGTCACCGATCCCGAATCGGTGGCTGCCTCGCAGCGCTTCCGCGATGAGGTGATGGCCCAGAACGTCACCTGGTGGCAGCGGGAGACCGGCGACAAGGTGCTGCTGTCGGCGCACAACGACCATGTCGGCTACAAGGCCGGTGACCCCGAAATGTATCCCAAGACGCAGGGCTCATTCCTGCGTGACGCCTTGGGCAAGAACTACCTCCCCATCGGCTTCACCTTCAACCAGGGCTCCTTCCTGTCCAAGGATGCCGCCCTCGGCGGCGAATGGAAGAAGTTCACCGTCGGCGCCGCCGGCCCCGGCAGGAACGAGCGCACCCTCGACCAGGTCCGACACCGGAACTTCTACCTCGATGTCCGCCACGCCCCGGCGCCCGCACGCGCCTGGCTCAACACCGCCCGGCCCACACTCAACGTCGGCACCCAGTTTCCCGCAGAACCGCGCGACATCGCGATCGCCAAGTCCTTCGACGTTCTCATCCACCTGCACGAAGTCCGGGAGGCCGACAAGCTGAAGCCGTGA